The Bacillus spongiae DNA window ATTAAATCAGCCTCAAACCCTGGTGCTACAGCCCCTTTTGTCTGAAGGCCATAACATTGAGCTACATTGAAGGAGGCCATTGTCACCGCTGTGATGGGTGCTAAACCAAGCTGGATAGCAAGCCTCACATTGTGATCGATGCTACCTTCTGTAATAAGGTCATCTAAGTGCTTGTCATCTGTACAAAACATACAACGTGACATGTTATGAGGTGTCACAACATTAAGTAAAGCTGATAAGTCCTTGGCGACAGAGCCTTCTCGAATTAATAGATGCATTCCTCTTTGCAGACGTTCCTTCGCTTCTTGAATAGTTGTTGCTTCATGATCAGTTTGGATTCCAGCAGCACGATAAATATTAATACCATCACGATCCAAACCAGCTCCGTGACCATCAATTTGAGATGTCATCGTAAGCTTATCGAGAATAGAACTTTCTGCTGATTTAACGGAAGGAAAATCCATCACCTCCGCTAAACCGAGTACTTGCTTTTTCTGTAGAAGAGGTTTGAGATCTTCTGCCAGTAGTGTCGCACCATTATGTTCAAACGGCGTTGCTGGCACACTTGATGGGAGCATAAAAAATATTTCTAATGGAAGATTTTCTGAATTACTAACCATATATTGTATCCCCTCAACTCCAGAAACATTGGCAATCTCATGCGGGTCTGTGATAATCGCTGTGACACCATGTGGAAGGACTACTTTCGCAAATTCAGAGGGTGAAATTAATGAAGATTCAATATGCACATGAGCATCAATGAAGCCCGGGCATATATACTGATTTTTTGCATCGATGATTGTCTTCCCATCATATTCTCCAATGCCAACGATCATACCATCATGAATAGCGATGTCTCCAGTAAGCAATTCACCATTAAATACATCTACGATTTGTCCGTTCTTAATCACGACGTCAGCTAGTATGTCTTTACTTGCTGCTTTTATGAGTTGGGTAAGCTGTTGTTTCTTCTGCATAAAAAACCTCTCCTTCTCTAGACGTATGAGGAAGGAGAGGTCATAGGAATATTCTCTCTTCCTCGTAGTCAAACAATTTACGGTAGTTTGGTAGAAACTTTTGGACCATATTTCCAAGGTTATACGAGGTAGTAATTATTTTCTTTAAAAAGTATATTGTTAAACATTCTATCCAGTCAGCTATTGACTGTCAATCTTTTTTGGGAAATCTCTAATAAATAGAGTATATTCCAGTATAAGGAATGCACATAAAAACTATAAGATGATTAGCTATTGAAAGGGTGGGGTGTCCTATATAAGAGCGATTTCAGGTGTCATTACATATGAAAAGGATTTTTAATAATAATTTTTGAATAATAGAGTGATAGTAAAGATAGGTATTTCAATAAAATTAATTGTCTTTTATTTCCAATAAATGTGCTATTTAATAATGTAAATTATAGTAGTAATATGTGGTTATTTATCGTTGAAAGTGTATTCAATCACTGTCATTTATGGTAGAATAACCCTAGCTAAAAGAATATGTAAATGGGCAAACTAATTGAAAAATTAGGACGCAAAGCTAAAGGGGCTAACGCTATGTTATGAGCAATGCCAGCCAGTTGCGAAATTCAAAGGAATCGATTTTTATTGCTGCCCATTTTTTGAGGTAGCTATTTTTTATGGATTTGGCAGTTGATACAGAACCACATAAGTGGTTCACCCTCAATTTAGAGAATATTCTTATAAAAAGAGAAGGAGCGACAGAGATACTTATGATGAATGTTCCAATTGAGAAAATCGTTAAAGAGAGGTTATTCACACATGTCTTTCAACCCATTCACATTGTTCATACGGGGGAGATTACCGGTTACGAAAGTTTAATTAGATGTGAGTATTTTTCTTCCCCTACTGCACTATTTCAAGAGGCAGACAAAAAAGGACTATTGTTTGAACTTGATTGTGCTTCTATGTTAGAGGCAATGAGAGTGTACAAGTTTCACTACAGAAATGAATTAATCTATCCAAGGTTATCCGTCAATATTCTTCCATCTACGCTGCTCAATCCTTCCTTTAAATCCTTCTTAGAAGAAGCCATTGTAGATGTACAATTTCCGATGAACAGAATGGTATTCGAGATTAATGAAGCGGAAGCAATTCCTCATCTTGAAACATTAAATGACAGTATTCATGATTTAAAAAGTATAGGAGCGCTAGTAGCGCTGGACGATTTAGGAAAGGGACAATCTTCGATTCGTTCAGTTATTGAATTAGAGCCAAATATTATCAAGCTTGATCGTTATTTTGGTAAAGATTTATCTAAACACGCTCGTAAACAACATTTTCTAAAAAGTCTTGTTTATTTTTTAGCAAGGGACCATATCGTGTTAGAAGGAATCGAGTCAGAAGAAGATCTAGAATGTGCAAGGAAAATAGGCGTACACTTCGGACAGGGGTACTACTTAGGGAAGCCACATTCTGTAGAAAAATGTGAATCATTTCCGTTAAACTTTTTACCATAACAAGAAAATCCTACATCCTAGCGGTAAAAATAATTCTTAGGAATAGGTGATTTGATATATGAAAAGTCATGGGCGTACGCTAGTTCTATTTTTTATAACAGGTTTTATATTATTGTTTATCGCAAGTAGATATTATGACTTTAGTAGTATGTTTGCAATTGAAGTAATAAACATTAGCCTTGTTATTGCGTTTAGTTTACTTTGTATTCTAGGTTATTTATTGGCTTATTACTACGATAAATATCGCTATATAGCAAATATTGATGTTTTAACAAAGGCGTATAATCGCTATTATTTTTTGAAGGCTTTTGAAAAGAAAAAAAAAGCAGAGGCTCCTTTTTATATAAAGTTAATTGATCTAGACGATTTTAAAAGAATAAATGATCGTTATGGGCACCAAAAAGGTGATGAAGTATTGCAAACAATCGCTAAAGTATTGTTGGCTTGTTTTCAAGATAAAGGCGTAGTTGCTCGATGGGGAGGGGATGAATTTGTTATCATTACGACAAGTGAGGATGAGCATTTTCATGAGGAGATTGATCGTGCATTACAATCCACGTTCCCTGAAGAGTTGGTATCCCTTTCAATTGGTCTAGCAGAATACCCTTATGACGGAGCTTCACTTGAACAATTATTAAAAATAGCCGATAAAAATATGTATACACAAAAAGAAGAAAATAAGGGATATGTTATGACCAAGTAATAGGGGGGCAACATGAAAAATATTTTTAGAAAGTCAAAAAATGCAACTAAACTGATCCTAACGGATAATGTGAAAATTGAGATTAAAGATGAACAGCTATTAATGCAATTGAAGTTAATATCGCTATCTGAAAGTGATTTACAATACAGTTTAGCTTTAAAACCTATTGTAGAAAAAAATATAGACTCAATTGTAACAAGATTTTATCAAAATTTGCAGCTAGAGGATACGTTAACGAATATTATTACTGAACATAGCTCTGTAGAAGCTTTGAAAAAGTCGTTAACGACTCATATTGTCGAAATGTTTTCTGGAGTGATAGACGAAAATTATGTGAGGGCTAGACATAAGATTGCGTACGTCCATCAAAAAATAGGCTTGCAGCCAAAATGGTATATGTGCGCCTTTCAAGACTTACTAATGTCCATCACGACTCTCATTGAGCAGCATATTGATGATAAACAGGAATTTGCTAATGCTTTAATTGCGGTGACAAAGCTTATTAACTTAGAGCAGCAAATTGTTCTTGAAACCTATCAACAAGAGAATGACCGATTTAAGGAAGAATTAGACGCACAAAAGCATTCACTTCGTCAAAAGGTCTATGATATGTCTCAAACTTTAGCCGCTACTTCTGAGGAAACGAGTGCATATATTCAAGAAATAAGTGCACAAACAAGAGAAATTGCAAGCTTTTCTAAAACAAGATTGGAAGTAGCTGCGGAAACAGAAAAGGAAACAAATAAAGGAAAAGAAGACCTTACCATTCAAAAACAACTTATGGAGGATATTAGAAAAAGCACCGTCGATATTTCCACAGAAGTAGGTGTGTTAGAGCAAACAGCAAATGAAGTGAAAAATATTGTTACACTTGTTAACAATATTGCTGAGCAAACTAATTTACTCGCCTTAAATGCAGCAATAGAAGCTGCGCGGGCTGGAGAAGCTGGA harbors:
- the ade gene encoding adenine deaminase, whose product is MQKKQQLTQLIKAASKDILADVVIKNGQIVDVFNGELLTGDIAIHDGMIVGIGEYDGKTIIDAKNQYICPGFIDAHVHIESSLISPSEFAKVVLPHGVTAIITDPHEIANVSGVEGIQYMVSNSENLPLEIFFMLPSSVPATPFEHNGATLLAEDLKPLLQKKQVLGLAEVMDFPSVKSAESSILDKLTMTSQIDGHGAGLDRDGINIYRAAGIQTDHEATTIQEAKERLQRGMHLLIREGSVAKDLSALLNVVTPHNMSRCMFCTDDKHLDDLITEGSIDHNVRLAIQLGLAPITAVTMASFNVAQCYGLQTKGAVAPGFEADLMFVDNLDSFNITSVYKAGKLVASEGKYVGESISSTPAKHSLTHTVQLPNLTTKQLEIKTTSSKANIIEIIPNSLVTKKVVEEVDVANNCFLPSLKNDQLKLAVIERHNGTGNIGLGIVKGFQLKEGAIATTIAHDSHNLVVTGTNDEDILCAISALEKMNGGLVFVKDGHVIASLSLPLAGLMSEDSYQKVNEELVQLKKTLIQSGFQPEFNPFLTLSFLTLPVIPELKLTDKGLFDVKTFQHIPVSL
- a CDS encoding EAL domain-containing protein; translated protein: MDLAVDTEPHKWFTLNLENILIKREGATEILMMNVPIEKIVKERLFTHVFQPIHIVHTGEITGYESLIRCEYFSSPTALFQEADKKGLLFELDCASMLEAMRVYKFHYRNELIYPRLSVNILPSTLLNPSFKSFLEEAIVDVQFPMNRMVFEINEAEAIPHLETLNDSIHDLKSIGALVALDDLGKGQSSIRSVIELEPNIIKLDRYFGKDLSKHARKQHFLKSLVYFLARDHIVLEGIESEEDLECARKIGVHFGQGYYLGKPHSVEKCESFPLNFLP
- a CDS encoding GGDEF domain-containing protein, producing the protein MKSHGRTLVLFFITGFILLFIASRYYDFSSMFAIEVINISLVIAFSLLCILGYLLAYYYDKYRYIANIDVLTKAYNRYYFLKAFEKKKKAEAPFYIKLIDLDDFKRINDRYGHQKGDEVLQTIAKVLLACFQDKGVVARWGGDEFVIITTSEDEHFHEEIDRALQSTFPEELVSLSIGLAEYPYDGASLEQLLKIADKNMYTQKEENKGYVMTK